A window of Ictidomys tridecemlineatus isolate mIctTri1 chromosome 15, mIctTri1.hap1, whole genome shotgun sequence contains these coding sequences:
- the Ech1 gene encoding delta(3,5)-Delta(2,4)-dienoyl-CoA isomerase, mitochondrial isoform X1, whose amino-acid sequence MTVAMAASRSLRNLLMRRLTVPAHQDFSVSLRPMGSAAQEQASRAAPCEASGHSYESLLVTPAEKHILHVQLNRPDKRNAMNKAFWREMVECFNKIAQDSGCRAVVISGAGKMFSSGIDLMDMASDLLQPEGDDVARISWYLRDLISRYQETFSVIEKCPKPVIAAIHGNCIGAGVDLITACDIRYCTQDAVFQVKEVDVGLAADVGTLQRLPKIIGNQSLVNELAFTCRKMMADEALSSGLVSCLSRPLLSLRRSRMFPDKELMLDSALALAAEIASKSPVAVQSTKINLLYSRDHPVAEGLNYMATWNMSMLQTQDIVKSVQAMMEKKDAKSVTFSKL is encoded by the exons ATGACTGTAGCGATGGCGGCTTCTCGCAGTCTCCGCAACCTGCTGATGCGGC GACTCACAGTACCCGCCCATCAGGACTTCAGTGTTAGCCTTCGCCCCATGGGCTCTGCTGCCCAAGAGCAGGCCTCCAGAGCAGCCCCCTGCGAAGCCTCAGGCCACAGCTATGAGTCCCTTCTGGTGACACCTGCTGAGAAACACATTCTCCATGTGCAGCTAAACCGACCAGACAAGAGGAATGCCATGAACAAGGCCTTCTGGAG AGAGATGGTGGAATGCTTCAACAAGATAGCTCAAGACTCTGGCTGCCGGGCTGTAGTGATCTCAGGTGCAGGAAAGATGTTCTCTTCAG GTATCGACCTCATGGACATGGCTTCAGACCTCCTGCAGCCCGAAGGGGACGATGTGGCCCGCATCAGCTGGTACCTGCGTGACCTCATCAGCAGATACCAAGAAACCTTCAGTGTCATTGAGAAG TGCCCCAAGCCCGTGATCGCTGCCATCCACGGGAACTGTATCGGAGCAG gtgtgGACCTCATCACCGCCTGTGACATCCGCTACTGTACCCAGGACGCTGTATTCCAGGTGAAG GAAGTGGACGTGGGCTTGGCTGCCGATGTGGGGACACTACAGCGACTGCCCAAGATCATCGGGAACCAGAG CCTGGTCAACGAACTGGCCTTCACCTGCCGCAAGATGATGGCCGACGAGGCCCTGAGCAGTGGGCTGGTCAG TTGCCTGTCCCGACCCCTCTTGTCCCTTCGTCGCAGCCGCATGTTCCCGGACAAGGAGCTCATGCTGGACTCGGCCTTGGCCCTGGCGGCCGAGATTGCCAGCAAGAGCCCGGTGGCCGTGCAGAGCACCAAGATCAACCTGCTCTACTCCCGCGACCACCCGGTGGCCGAGGGCCTCAACTACATG GCGACCTGGAACATGAGCATGCTACAAACCCAGGACATCGTCAAGTCGGTGCAGGCCATGATGGAGAAGAAGGACGCGAAAAGTGtcaccttctccaaactttga
- the Ech1 gene encoding delta(3,5)-Delta(2,4)-dienoyl-CoA isomerase, mitochondrial isoform X2 translates to MTVAMAASRSLRNLLMRRLTVPAHQDFSVSLRPMGSAAQEQASRAAPCEASGHSYESLLVTPAEKHILHVQLNRPDKRNAMNKAFWREMVECFNKIAQDSGCRAVVISGAGKMFSSGIDLMDMASDLLQPEGDDVARISWYLRDLISRYQETFSVIEKCPKPVIAAIHGNCIGAGVDLITACDIRYCTQDAVFQVKEVDVGLAADVGTLQRLPKIIGNQSLVNELAFTCRKMMADEALSSGLVSRMFPDKELMLDSALALAAEIASKSPVAVQSTKINLLYSRDHPVAEGLNYMATWNMSMLQTQDIVKSVQAMMEKKDAKSVTFSKL, encoded by the exons ATGACTGTAGCGATGGCGGCTTCTCGCAGTCTCCGCAACCTGCTGATGCGGC GACTCACAGTACCCGCCCATCAGGACTTCAGTGTTAGCCTTCGCCCCATGGGCTCTGCTGCCCAAGAGCAGGCCTCCAGAGCAGCCCCCTGCGAAGCCTCAGGCCACAGCTATGAGTCCCTTCTGGTGACACCTGCTGAGAAACACATTCTCCATGTGCAGCTAAACCGACCAGACAAGAGGAATGCCATGAACAAGGCCTTCTGGAG AGAGATGGTGGAATGCTTCAACAAGATAGCTCAAGACTCTGGCTGCCGGGCTGTAGTGATCTCAGGTGCAGGAAAGATGTTCTCTTCAG GTATCGACCTCATGGACATGGCTTCAGACCTCCTGCAGCCCGAAGGGGACGATGTGGCCCGCATCAGCTGGTACCTGCGTGACCTCATCAGCAGATACCAAGAAACCTTCAGTGTCATTGAGAAG TGCCCCAAGCCCGTGATCGCTGCCATCCACGGGAACTGTATCGGAGCAG gtgtgGACCTCATCACCGCCTGTGACATCCGCTACTGTACCCAGGACGCTGTATTCCAGGTGAAG GAAGTGGACGTGGGCTTGGCTGCCGATGTGGGGACACTACAGCGACTGCCCAAGATCATCGGGAACCAGAG CCTGGTCAACGAACTGGCCTTCACCTGCCGCAAGATGATGGCCGACGAGGCCCTGAGCAGTGGGCTGGTCAG CCGCATGTTCCCGGACAAGGAGCTCATGCTGGACTCGGCCTTGGCCCTGGCGGCCGAGATTGCCAGCAAGAGCCCGGTGGCCGTGCAGAGCACCAAGATCAACCTGCTCTACTCCCGCGACCACCCGGTGGCCGAGGGCCTCAACTACATG GCGACCTGGAACATGAGCATGCTACAAACCCAGGACATCGTCAAGTCGGTGCAGGCCATGATGGAGAAGAAGGACGCGAAAAGTGtcaccttctccaaactttga